The Culex quinquefasciatus strain JHB chromosome 2, VPISU_Cqui_1.0_pri_paternal, whole genome shotgun sequence genome contains the following window.
aaaaatgactgcgccgTCTCAACTCTATTTGGACTGGGCCGAGAAGAATTGCCCCCAGAAACCCCAGaagtttgtttattttggtAGGTCAGTGTTACCCGCAAGTATCCAAAGGAACGTtggtgacaaaagttaaatatcaTTTGTTTTTAACAGGTTCAAATTCTCCTCTCTCGCCATATTGGGCGCCATCTTGAATTAGAGGACCAATATCTAAAGTAAAATCTCTTTTGACGCTGTCCACGTTCCTTGCCTGCAATTTCAATCAAACTTTACATACTCCCGGAATGACTACTTACTACTCAATTTTCGAGTAATCTGTTCGAAAGtgcgttgtgtgtgtgtgtgtttctaaCTGGAATAAACAGTCCGAACGACGTTTAGAAGCAGGCTTGTATAACAGCAGAGTGGCGCAGTGGAAGCGTGCTGGGCCCATAACCCAGAGGTCCGTAGATCGAAACTACGCTCTGCTATCTattcttttttgactttttttttgtttttaaagcgaAGCTTTTTGTCACAATTActttaaatgtttaaacaaagttaaaaacttggctaaaaattcaattttaataaaatatttacttAAAGACATGTAACATTGTGTGTTTGATATGTTTTGATTGATAAATAAAACTTCATCAAACTATTTAAACTTCTACTTAAATTCAAGTGAAAGTAATTTACGAATCGAATATTGTATTGTCTTTTCTCTGCTCCAAACAGAAAATAGCAGACACTTCTCAACACCAAATCAGAAAGTTCTCTTCTCTCACTTTATTTCATCGTTTTCCCCCTAGCTGGCAGGCAAGCAACGGCCAACACGTTTGAACGTGTTGCTTTGCTCGGCTACGTGGATGGTGTTCTAATTGGACACTTTTACGAGGGGGCTGGATTCAAGTTGGACTTTGAGCGGCTCCCTCGCATCAAGTGCCTTCGTGGCGCAATCGGTTAGCGCGTTCGGCTGTTAACCGAAAGGTTGGTGGTTCGAGTCCACCCGGGGGCGcgtataattttttgattttgttttggttttttttattgattgagGGTTGTTCATAAACGACTGCCAATTACTTTGAAAGCAACTGTTTGGAGTTCTTTTTCAAAAGGCACACAGATGgtaatgaattgaattgaaacttTTCATACTTCGAACATTTGTGATAGTGGGAGGATGTTGATAGCAAGCATTTCGCAACTTTTTGCAACAAATTGTTCTAATCAGAACCACCACAACCAGCAGTGATATGAGCGATCCAGCCCTCGTCGGCGGCCGTGTGGCCTAATGGAGAAGGCGTCGGACTTCGGATCCGAAGATTGCAGGTTCGAGTCCTGTCACGGTCGACACTAGTAATATTTTGATGCTATTTATAGTTTTAGAACAATAGTTAATTAATTATTGTTTGAGTTTCCCTCTAACGCTAATAAAAAAGATTTCCTCCCCgacggggaatcgaaccccggtCTCCCGCGTGACAGGCGGGGATACTGACCACTATACTATCGAGGAATTGATGGAGAAAGGGAGACAAAAGTGATTCCAGCGCTTGAGGGTTACAGGGAGTGCTGGATTTGTCTCCGAAATATGATACACAGACTGGATGTTTTTATGCTTGGATAGAAAATGGCAGAAGAAAACCTTTTGGGTGTAGAAAAAAGAGGGGTTTGGGTTGGTTTATGATCGGGGCAAAACTACGTTTATTGAAtaagatttataattttttttaaatttcattgaaacggcgttttaatgtgtaatatgttgaaaaaaaattagaaaattaaagaTTATTTGCAATTTACCCCACAAAGCGGTGATTGTTATATTCCTATAGGATGCTGTATAATATGCTGTTGGAATGTTTATTCGACAAAAATATAACCAGCTATTTCTATCCACATACCCCTTTTCAGCATATCACAAACCCTttaaaaacaacgaaaaaaaaagcttttgttTTGACATGTGTCATTCCAAGGGGGAGAAAAAAGGGTTTTGTGAGCAAGACCCAAAATAGAGTCaaaattagcaacaaaaagcaaaaacatgaCTGTAATCGAGTTCCGGGGTTGTTTCAGTTGTAAGGGAATTGTTCGATTTATCTTGTAATAATAAGGTATAAATTCTACTAAACCTTGACATTTAATTCCTCCATAATGAGCCTCCTAACCTCCTTCCTCTTCAAACTTCCCTTGCTTGTTTTGGCCAGCGACTCCACAAAGAACACCCCTCCTCGAAGTCGCTTGTGGTCCATAACCCGATCTTCTACAAACTTGACCACCTCCTCACCCCGCAGCGCAGATCCCTCCCTTCGAACCACCACCGCCGTCGGCAGTTCCGCACTCTGGTCCAGTGTGGGAATTCCCACGACGCAAACCTCCGCCACTCCGTCCAGCTCGGCGATGATGTCCTCCAGTTCCGTCGGCGACACCTGCGTTACGTACTTGAAGATTTCACTCTTGCGATCCACCAGAAACAGGTAGCCTTCTTCGTCAAAGTATCCGACATCGCCCGAGCGGAACCAGCCTTCGTCGTCTTGGACCTCCCGGGTAGCTTGCTCGTTGTTGAGGTAGCCCTTGAAGAAGATCTTGTTAGAGGCTAATCGTGATCTGATGCGTAAACTTACCGGAAACGCAACGTAACGCTTGATCCACAGTTCTCCAGGTTGACCAACCGGCAGAAACTGACCATCGTCGTCCACGATCCGAACCTGGACATTCGGGAATAGAGTTCCGATGGCGCCGCGCTTCCGCTTTGCCATGTCGGCCGCGATCAGTCCGGACTCTGTCGAGGCGTAGATCGTGTAAGATTTGCCGTTGGGCAGGATGGCGTCCACCGAGTCTCGGATCGCGTCCGATACGTTGTAACCGCCGATACTCCACAGCTTTACGTTGGACAGGTCGACTTGCTTGACTCGGGGATGGTGGGTTATGGCGTACGCTTGAATTGGTGGTCCGTTGAGGAGGTCGATCTGGTAGCGTTCGACTAGGTCGAAGAACAGGTCTTCCGAGAAGGGTTGCTTGGTGGTGACCACAGTTCCGCCGTAGAACATGACCAGATCGAGCATGTACGCGGTGCTGAGCCAGTGGATCGATCCCATGGCTAGGACGGTTGGGTTATTGTAGGGACTGAAAGATCGTTGGGATTAGAGAAGTTTCGAGACGGTAGAGATCACTTACGCTGGAAGAAACGACGAAGTCTTGTTCGCATGGGACAAGCAGATTCCCTTTGGAGGACCGGTTGTTCCAGAAGAGCAGAATATGCTGTAGATGGCTTTGCTGGTATCAGTGATGATCTTCGGACTGTAATATATTTGAATTAGCTGAGGATCATCCTTGTATGACATCACCCCTACCTAAAGTCCAGCTCTGTGCCAGTTTCCACCAGCAAATCTTCCACGGTAGCTACACCATCAACCTCTCCGTCCACCAAAAAGATCTTGAACCCCCCTCGCACAGCTTCCCGTGCAGCATCCCTCACCGCTGCATAGTTCCACGCGTCGCAGAATATCACCCGGGACTGCGTCTGCGCCATGATCCCAACCATCTCTCCGTGGGTAAAGTTCGGAAACACTGCATTGTACGGCACGGCCAGAAACTGCAACGCTACCACCAGCGATGCCAAGCTACCACTGTTCAAGGCCGCGATCGTAACGATGTCGTTGACCTCGCTCAAGTGCTGAGCAATGCGAATCGCTCGCAGCTTCAGCTCTCCGCGGGTAATCCGCCGATCGGTATCACCATCGATTTGAAGCACCCGGTCCGGGTTGCGATCGAGCAGTTCGAACAGAATGTCACCCAAGCTGCGGCCGGGATCAAAGAGTGGAGCGACGCGGGGACCACTCCACACGAGACGTTCTGGATCGTACGAAGTCATCGCGGGAACTGACCTAGGCTAAGTCGCGGTGCACCAGATGCAACTTGTTGAGCTTGTTGAGATAAAAGGAGCGATGTACTTGGTTGACGCTCTGCAGTGAGTTCGTTGCCGTTCGTGGGAGGTGGAATCGCCGACAGTGGACGGAATGAGGTTGTATACGATAGCTGGTCCAACGTAGATCGTTGTACTCTCAATTGGAATGTTGCCAATAGTGAATCCAATTCGTATGCATTTTAAATGCATTCAAGAATTTCTTCAAAACGACAATTCAGCATTCTCTTTGAAGACATTGTTTTCACCTCAACGTTTGATGAATTGATTTCCCCAAACGCTTGCATCTCAATAGCTGCTGGCATTTCTCCAGCAAGTGCCATCGCCTTTTGTCCCCGGCTTCTCAATTTAATTAGCTGTGAAGCGGTTTCGTCGCACTAAACAATTCCAGCCGACATGTCCCCGAGGGATAAACTGTGATGTTCACGACgaccagggttaccaggtcaaaatttgaaaaatctggcaaagtatcgaataaaatctggcaaaatctggcagacgGAAATCTAACAATTCGGAGTGGTGAAGGGGAGGGAGGGTATAAATCAATCcaaaagtttgtagaattcagatggTTTTACTGGTTGTATGGgcgtcaatatttttaaaagataggcCCTAATTATATAcaacaactttccagaagacaCCATTTACCTAGGATGCACTTGAAACGAGTTAGAAATAAGTGTCGTACTCATATTAGGTAAATGTACTGCCAGTGTTGTCAGGAAATATTATTTTCCTGACTTATTTTCCAATCGGACTTTTGAAAACGCTATATCTTTTTTCAGAAGAGAGATAGAACCATACCTTCTTAgagaaagttttagaggacaatcaGTGCTACACTCCTACGgtattggttttaaaatttaatgaaacctgaaaattataaaaatcaaaataccagggtggccactcaagtcgggaaatcgggaaagtcgggaaaaagtcgtgAATTCGCCTAAATCCgccaaaaaatcgggaaaagtcgggaatttatgattttttgtcataaagtcgggaaaagtcggaattttgagcatacttgtttgaaaattattttttaactcttattattttgtaatattttgtacaattttcaaattgaattcactgaTTTCTGCtatagtaacttactttaaattcaaggttcttttcactatttcaataaatttgaggcattcaaaatcttaatgaatattggggtctttgacacagattttcataatattttttatgattcaaatgatcgctattaatttttgttcatcaaacaagaggtaaagttaatgaaaaactgatataaaaatacagtcgactctctggctgtcgatcttctcgatatcaataattctccatctatcgatgaattcttcagtcccttcaatctgcatacttcaattatcttcattcctcgatattttcccttgcttgaaggatctcttcctcgacggtcccttggattctgtttgctttaaaaatctcttccggttgtcaataatttcactttctcatggcttgcatagacattttacTAGgcaaaacgaagctttgaagggtgtttgacattagtttgtttttgtttgatggacgttgccatgattctctcccatagctgggtattaagaaaaaaatattttcaatattttgcatcgctctgtaaactgatgattctcttcctcgacggtcccttggatattgacaaccagagagtcgactgtagagccttagaattatgattctatttaattttgtcacataattgaaTATTTGGAAACAGATTctaacttgagtttggcaatggtttttttttgtaaatatttttaattgtttaactaaattcatttagtaatttaaaatttgttttttttccgaaTGTTgccattgaactttttttttgtgagtatgggtaaattacctaccatagataaagcttattttcagttttcggaaaacttaaatatcgaataaaatccaaaattgaaaaacttttttcgttttgaaaacataaataatatattgaaattgcaaaaaaataacaataatccaagaaattttcagttattgcaatttaaaaaaaattgtcttcaaacgttttgcttaaaataagtgggaaaatataaaatcatatcaaactgaattatcattgaaaaaaaaacagttaaatactgaccattagataaattaacattgattagaaaattcaatatcaaaaattacaaaattaaaaagggaacttggcaaaaaagtttttttatgcattccttgacatttttctaaatcctttgattgaataataacagcagtcatgttttaatcattctttgtttaaaaataatgatgaagttttaaaaaaatgggaacgctattttaagttcagttataTTTAACTTTGtgtcatttccagttgaaacgaagtatcaaaaactatacgtttgccaatttaaaaaataacatggaagttataagtattgttgaactttcgattattttttcaaagattaattgtttgtgtttctactctgaatcataaataatgaaattcaatttttgaagttttttttatttgttgtttagtttctgtatttacaaaaaaaatgtttttttgcctatgtttagatttttttttttaaatccattgagatttttttttcggtggttaatattgactgttcttatagaaagttgtttgtgtgaaatcattctttagataagaaatgcctattatttgagcattctggaaaagtctgaaaaaaaaagtcgggaaaaagtcgggaatttgaaaatgaaattttagtggtcaccctgaaatacaaaaaagttggttttcccatactaaattccatacaaaattgaatcgctttgcgcaaagtgtgggctgaaccaatcgctcccaaattttggggggttgttcatggacccaaaagggaccgaaaaaactttgttctgaaaaatcgatcatGTCGAGCCATCCTAATGGGCACAAAAATGATAAGTTACATTATCTCTAAGGAAAAcacaatcaattttattttatttgcaataaaattcattcattttaatcaaaaagttgtacaaaaatggcttaaagtaaaaaatctggcaaaatctgtcaatatctggcacagagaaaggcgaatctttattctggcagacacttgaaaaatctggcattcccagatttatctggcaacctggcaaccctgacgACGACGGTGATTAGCATCGACAACATTGTGCTCAGCGTTGGGAGTTGGGGGGGAGAATATGTGGCCTGGTTCTTCTCGAGGGAAGCAACAGCTTCAAGTCGGCCCGAGGACATCCACCATCTCAGCCGTCGTCGTCTAGCCGGACGTTCAGAGACGGCTAATTAAAATTGATTGCCGTcataattaattctaattaagTTGTACCGACTAATCGCGGAGAACGAGGTGATTTTTTATCCCGGAACGTTTCCAAGGCGCGTGGGATCGGGATCACGGGTATTTGTGGGGGAGGGTCAATCCACCACTTGCAGACTTTGAGTGGCGTTGTTCTCGTTCAGGAAGTTGAGGAAATCCCTCTGGATTATATGGTGGACATTAATTGATGGAGGCGGTTTGGAAGAGGGAAGTCGGTTGAATAATCATTTGTAGTAATTGATAGTTTGGTGAATGTGTTGTTGGGCCTTTTTGAGTGATTCTTCTCAAAACAAGaaggattttattttgaatcttGGAACACAAAGAAGTCATTccaaatcacaatttcaatgaACTTTTTGCGCAATTTCCTCGCTTGATAATTCCAGCCTAACTAATTAGTAAAGTATT
Protein-coding sequences here:
- the LOC6049524 gene encoding 4-coumarate--CoA ligase 1 codes for the protein MTSYDPERLVWSGPRVAPLFDPGRSLGDILFELLDRNPDRVLQIDGDTDRRITRGELKLRAIRIAQHLSEVNDIVTIAALNSGSLASLVVALQFLAVPYNAVFPNFTHGEMVGIMAQTQSRVIFCDAWNYAAVRDAAREAVRGGFKIFLVDGEVDGVATVEDLLVETGTELDFSPKIITDTSKAIYSIFCSSGTTGPPKGICLSHANKTSSFLPAPYNNPTVLAMGSIHWLSTAYMLDLVMFYGGTVVTTKQPFSEDLFFDLVERYQIDLLNGPPIQAYAITHHPRVKQVDLSNVKLWSIGGYNVSDAIRDSVDAILPNGKSYTIYASTESGLIAADMAKRKRGAIGTLFPNVQVRIVDDDGQFLPVGQPGELWIKRYVAFPGYLNNEQATREVQDDEGWFRSGDVGYFDEEGYLFLVDRKSEIFKYVTQVSPTELEDIIAELDGVAEVCVVGIPTLDQSAELPTAVVVRREGSALRGEEVVKFVEDRVMDHKRLRGGVFFVESLAKTSKGSLKRKEVRRLIMEELNVKV